From a single Seriola aureovittata isolate HTS-2021-v1 ecotype China chromosome 18, ASM2101889v1, whole genome shotgun sequence genomic region:
- the LOC130186192 gene encoding alanine--glyoxylate aminotransferase 2, mitochondrial-like isoform X1, with amino-acid sequence MYKVVSCVSGRCAVLTGQPFLLGLAKFHLASGALCQKSAIRYPPTDIPEMPPCNFKPEEYKGMSKERMMEIRKLNCNPMTMKVTYYKKPVFIHQGYMQWLWDVDGRRYLDLFAGVATVSVGHCHPKVTAAAEQQMKRLWHTTNIYVYPPLHEYCEKLASYLPDPLKVVYLTNSGSEANDLAMLMARLHTGNFDIITFRGSYHGGSPQTMGLTSNAAYKYPIANGLGCTNTMCPDVFRGPWGGSHCRDSPVQTIRECSCAQGRCMANEQYIGQLKETFATSVPSRIAAFFGEPIQGVGGAVQYPKNYLKEAYQLVRERGGLCIADEVQTGFGRTGSHFWGFQGHDVIPDMVTMAKGIGNGFPMGAVVTTPEIAASFAKGVHFNTFGGNPVACAVASSVLDTIKEDGTQQISLDVGTYLMTELAKLRDKYDIIGDVRGKGLQIGVEMVKDKASRDLLPPEAMNEIFENIKDMGVLIGKGGVYGQTFRIKPPMCITMEDADFFLAVFNKAIHSYMERR; translated from the exons ATGTATAAAGTTGTGTCCTGTGTAAGTGGCCGTTGCGCAGTTTTAACAGGACAGCCCTTTCTCCTCGGTTTGGCCAAATTCCACTTGGCAAGTG GTGCGTTATGTCAGAAATCAGCCATCAGATACCCTCCAACAGACATCCCAGAGATGCCCCCATGCAATTTCAAACCAGAGGAATACAAG GGTATGTCCAAAGAGCGGATGATGGAGATCCGCAAACTGAACTGCAACCCTATGACCATGAAGGTTACCTACTATAAGAAACCAGTGTTCATCCACCAGGGATACATGCAGTGGCTGTGGGATGTGGATGGGAGGCGATATCTGGATCTATTTGCCGGCGTAGCTACTGTCAGTGTCGGTCATTGCCACCC GAAAGTAACAGCAGCCGCAGAGCAGCAGATGAAGAGACTGTGGCATACTACTAACATCTACGTCTATCCTCCTCTCCATGAGTATTGTGAGAAACTAGCTTCCTACTTACCGGATCCTCTTAAG GTGGTATATCTGACCAACAGCGGCTCAGAGGCCAACGACCTGGCTATGTTGATGGCTCGACTCCACACAGGCAACTTTGATATCATCACTTTCAG AGGATCATACCACGGTGGCAGCCCACAGACCATGGGTCTTACTTCCaatgcagcatataaatatcCCATCGCCAATGGTTTAGGCTGCACTAAT ACCATGTGTCCTGATGTGTTCAGAGGTCCGTGGGGAGGAAGCCACTGCAGAGACTCTCCTGTTCAGACCATCAGAGAATGTAGCTGTGCCCAAG GTCGTTGCATGGCAAATGAACAATACATCGGACAGCTCAAAGAGACATTTGCTACTAGTGTCCCGAGTCGAATTGCTGCTTTCTTTGGGGAGCCCATTCAG GGAGTTGGAGGAGCTGTGCAGTACCCTAAGAACTACCTCAAGGAGGCTTATCAgcttgtgagagagagaggaggactcTGCATTGCTGATGAG GTGCAGACTGGATTTGGGCGAACAGGAAGCCACTTCTGGGGTTTCCAAGGTCATGATGTCATTCCCGATATGGTTACAATGGCAAAAGGCATCGGTAATGGATTCCCAATGGGAGCTGTTGTTACAACACCAG AAATTGCCGCCTCATTTGCCAAGGGGGTTCACTTCAACACCTTTGGTGGAAATCCTGTGGCTTGTGCAGTTGCTTCTTCAGTGCTCGAT ACTATCAAAGAGGACGGTACGCAGCAGATCAGTCTTGATGTGGGCACCTATCTGATGACAGAGCTGGCCAAACTCAGAGACAAGTATGACATTATCGGTGATGTTCGTGGAAAAGGCCTGCAGATCGGTGTGGAGATGGTCAAAGACAAG GCCAGCAGAGACCTGCTGCCTCCAGAGGCAATGAATGAGATCTTTGAGAACATCAAGGACATGGGAGTCCTGATAGGGAAAGGAGGAGTATACGgacag ACCTTCCGTATTAAACCCCCCATGTGCATCACAATGGAAGATGCAGATTTCTTCCTGGCAGTTTTTAACAAGGCCATCCACAGCTACATGGAAAGAAGATGA
- the LOC130186192 gene encoding alanine--glyoxylate aminotransferase 2, mitochondrial-like isoform X2, which yields MPPCNFKPEEYKGMSKERMMEIRKLNCNPMTMKVTYYKKPVFIHQGYMQWLWDVDGRRYLDLFAGVATVSVGHCHPKVTAAAEQQMKRLWHTTNIYVYPPLHEYCEKLASYLPDPLKVVYLTNSGSEANDLAMLMARLHTGNFDIITFRGSYHGGSPQTMGLTSNAAYKYPIANGLGCTNTMCPDVFRGPWGGSHCRDSPVQTIRECSCAQGRCMANEQYIGQLKETFATSVPSRIAAFFGEPIQGVGGAVQYPKNYLKEAYQLVRERGGLCIADEVQTGFGRTGSHFWGFQGHDVIPDMVTMAKGIGNGFPMGAVVTTPEIAASFAKGVHFNTFGGNPVACAVASSVLDTIKEDGTQQISLDVGTYLMTELAKLRDKYDIIGDVRGKGLQIGVEMVKDKASRDLLPPEAMNEIFENIKDMGVLIGKGGVYGQTFRIKPPMCITMEDADFFLAVFNKAIHSYMERR from the exons ATGCCCCCATGCAATTTCAAACCAGAGGAATACAAG GGTATGTCCAAAGAGCGGATGATGGAGATCCGCAAACTGAACTGCAACCCTATGACCATGAAGGTTACCTACTATAAGAAACCAGTGTTCATCCACCAGGGATACATGCAGTGGCTGTGGGATGTGGATGGGAGGCGATATCTGGATCTATTTGCCGGCGTAGCTACTGTCAGTGTCGGTCATTGCCACCC GAAAGTAACAGCAGCCGCAGAGCAGCAGATGAAGAGACTGTGGCATACTACTAACATCTACGTCTATCCTCCTCTCCATGAGTATTGTGAGAAACTAGCTTCCTACTTACCGGATCCTCTTAAG GTGGTATATCTGACCAACAGCGGCTCAGAGGCCAACGACCTGGCTATGTTGATGGCTCGACTCCACACAGGCAACTTTGATATCATCACTTTCAG AGGATCATACCACGGTGGCAGCCCACAGACCATGGGTCTTACTTCCaatgcagcatataaatatcCCATCGCCAATGGTTTAGGCTGCACTAAT ACCATGTGTCCTGATGTGTTCAGAGGTCCGTGGGGAGGAAGCCACTGCAGAGACTCTCCTGTTCAGACCATCAGAGAATGTAGCTGTGCCCAAG GTCGTTGCATGGCAAATGAACAATACATCGGACAGCTCAAAGAGACATTTGCTACTAGTGTCCCGAGTCGAATTGCTGCTTTCTTTGGGGAGCCCATTCAG GGAGTTGGAGGAGCTGTGCAGTACCCTAAGAACTACCTCAAGGAGGCTTATCAgcttgtgagagagagaggaggactcTGCATTGCTGATGAG GTGCAGACTGGATTTGGGCGAACAGGAAGCCACTTCTGGGGTTTCCAAGGTCATGATGTCATTCCCGATATGGTTACAATGGCAAAAGGCATCGGTAATGGATTCCCAATGGGAGCTGTTGTTACAACACCAG AAATTGCCGCCTCATTTGCCAAGGGGGTTCACTTCAACACCTTTGGTGGAAATCCTGTGGCTTGTGCAGTTGCTTCTTCAGTGCTCGAT ACTATCAAAGAGGACGGTACGCAGCAGATCAGTCTTGATGTGGGCACCTATCTGATGACAGAGCTGGCCAAACTCAGAGACAAGTATGACATTATCGGTGATGTTCGTGGAAAAGGCCTGCAGATCGGTGTGGAGATGGTCAAAGACAAG GCCAGCAGAGACCTGCTGCCTCCAGAGGCAATGAATGAGATCTTTGAGAACATCAAGGACATGGGAGTCCTGATAGGGAAAGGAGGAGTATACGgacag ACCTTCCGTATTAAACCCCCCATGTGCATCACAATGGAAGATGCAGATTTCTTCCTGGCAGTTTTTAACAAGGCCATCCACAGCTACATGGAAAGAAGATGA